Proteins encoded together in one Terriglobus saanensis SP1PR4 window:
- a CDS encoding PP2C family protein-serine/threonine phosphatase has protein sequence MGLRNQGSGPITSATAWSPRVQAVGWMTAGFLTCLALGQVPGVGGGWVSWLEWLLLIAIVVVGTPVLYRHARGEMLWRLRNKLTLTYLLIGLSPVVLFCALFGLAAYVAAGQFAIHLVTARMEGKLDRVAMENTSTAAHIANLITGNKAPPTEGEIPATTPEEEASALPVQTAVFLDGHAVGMHGAMGHDRTPLWLPQWFLQGKKDEAHALVLDGEHLSLAAIDRRRLLGGRTLIVIGSVPVDCELMGSVAEELGSASVVPGLSNREADDSDNAPGDKIVRRAEVKGSIIAGGEMPPKVNIGDLTVRFFSTVPTMQWDDGTPTVVPLNVQSRPSVLYRQLFGAALTGRSTSLLRFVFLAVCVFFAFLEIFALWMARRLSRTVTESVEALYDATVRIDQGDFQHRIDVQRTDQVADLCSSFNRMSASLGRLLDEQKEKERLQSELSIAQEVQANLFPVAELWVPGLDLYGVCRPARSVSGDYYDFLVFHRDTEHTNVPTGVGIALGDISGKGISAALLMANLHSAVRAYRFATEELVYSSSTLSGLNAPRGEEAITDGGEVFESPGRILALLNRHLYRSTQPEKYATLFLAHYNVETSKLTCSNAGHLPPIVLCADGSVRRLTKGGTVVGLMDGMHYDEETVTLSPGDLLIAFSDGVTEPENDFGEFGEERLIEVVQQMRDQPLAAIAAQVLDALDAWIGADEQPDDITLVLARA, from the coding sequence ATGGGTTTGAGGAACCAAGGAAGCGGTCCGATAACCAGCGCGACGGCGTGGAGTCCGCGTGTCCAGGCTGTGGGCTGGATGACGGCCGGATTTCTTACCTGCCTGGCTTTGGGCCAGGTGCCCGGGGTGGGCGGCGGGTGGGTGAGCTGGCTGGAGTGGTTGCTGCTCATTGCCATCGTGGTTGTGGGAACACCGGTACTGTACCGCCACGCTCGGGGAGAGATGCTTTGGCGTCTCAGAAACAAGCTCACTCTGACGTATCTGCTGATCGGTCTTTCTCCAGTGGTGCTCTTTTGCGCCTTATTCGGTCTGGCAGCGTATGTCGCTGCCGGGCAGTTTGCGATTCACCTCGTTACGGCGCGGATGGAAGGGAAACTCGACCGCGTTGCGATGGAGAATACTTCCACTGCTGCCCACATCGCGAACCTGATCACCGGAAACAAGGCGCCACCCACCGAAGGCGAAATCCCCGCAACAACACCAGAGGAAGAGGCGTCTGCGCTCCCAGTTCAGACCGCAGTGTTTCTAGATGGGCATGCCGTGGGAATGCACGGCGCGATGGGGCACGACCGAACACCGCTCTGGTTGCCACAGTGGTTTTTGCAGGGCAAGAAAGACGAGGCGCACGCGCTGGTTCTAGATGGCGAACACCTTTCGCTGGCAGCCATCGACCGTCGACGGCTGCTCGGAGGCCGAACGCTTATCGTGATTGGGAGCGTGCCCGTAGATTGCGAGCTGATGGGTTCGGTTGCAGAGGAGCTTGGATCGGCCAGCGTCGTCCCTGGCCTCTCCAATCGTGAGGCCGACGATAGCGACAACGCACCCGGAGACAAGATCGTCAGACGAGCCGAAGTAAAAGGCTCCATCATTGCGGGCGGAGAAATGCCTCCGAAAGTGAATATAGGAGACCTGACCGTCCGCTTTTTCTCCACCGTACCTACAATGCAGTGGGACGATGGAACACCGACCGTCGTCCCGCTGAACGTGCAATCACGACCTTCGGTGCTCTACCGGCAGCTCTTTGGAGCCGCGCTGACTGGCCGCAGCACCAGCCTTCTTCGCTTTGTCTTTCTTGCCGTCTGCGTCTTCTTCGCGTTTTTGGAGATCTTCGCGCTTTGGATGGCTCGGCGACTCAGCCGAACGGTCACGGAGTCCGTCGAAGCTCTCTACGATGCTACAGTGCGGATCGACCAGGGGGATTTCCAGCACCGGATTGACGTGCAGCGCACGGACCAGGTCGCGGACCTGTGCAGCTCGTTCAATCGGATGTCCGCGTCGTTGGGTCGCCTGCTGGACGAGCAGAAAGAGAAAGAACGTCTGCAAAGCGAGCTTTCCATTGCGCAGGAAGTACAGGCCAATCTCTTTCCCGTGGCAGAACTATGGGTGCCGGGACTGGATCTCTATGGAGTCTGCCGGCCTGCGCGCTCCGTTTCGGGTGACTACTACGACTTCCTGGTTTTTCATAGAGATACGGAGCATACGAATGTTCCAACGGGCGTCGGAATTGCTCTGGGCGATATCAGTGGAAAGGGAATCTCCGCCGCCCTGCTGATGGCGAATCTGCACTCCGCCGTGCGCGCGTACCGCTTTGCGACGGAGGAGCTGGTCTACAGCAGCAGCACGCTATCCGGTCTCAACGCACCCCGAGGTGAAGAGGCCATCACCGATGGCGGTGAGGTCTTTGAATCTCCGGGGCGGATCCTGGCGTTGCTGAATCGACATCTCTATCGCAGTACGCAGCCGGAAAAATACGCGACCCTCTTTCTCGCGCACTACAATGTGGAGACCTCCAAATTGACCTGCTCCAATGCGGGCCACCTGCCGCCCATCGTGCTCTGCGCGGATGGCAGTGTTCGCCGCTTGACCAAGGGCGGAACAGTCGTGGGCCTGATGGACGGTATGCACTACGACGAGGAGACCGTCACGCTGAGCCCCGGTGATCTCCTCATTGCCTTCTCCGACGGCGTGACTGAGCCGGAGAACGATTTTGGCGAGTTTGGAGAAGAGCGCCTGATCGAAGTCGTGCAACAGATGCGCGACCAACCGCTCGCTGCCATCGCAGCGCAGGTGCTGGACGCACTGGACGCCTGGATCGGTGCCGATGAGCAGCCCGACGACATCACCCTTGTTCTGGCGCGGGCGTAA
- a CDS encoding YncE family protein, with the protein MKCGPILLAATVVLTGCKHRSFPDVPSGYREFAYVSNGASNTVSVLDLVYLRQDRILRVGHQPTGISVNPQTNEVYIVNTGDGTVSVLNAEKNEIVSTIGVHSKPFSIAVDTNGRFGYVANSGANNVSVIDLAKRREIAVVGTGEQPGLARVAPDMRTLAVTNRSSGSVSLYDLDPKSAEAARPDHKDEEPIKAPHLRASFNGCPGVTDAVILPDSSKLFAACSGGHQVLSIGLASAPGSWAAKQDAGTLTDRLLARLDVGKTPINIALKPDGGEIFVSNFDSDSITEISTTTNEVGGTYMIGPKPVFGVVSADNTTLWVSNFGADSVSLYSIDDGKRTGSVHTGPAPDALAFSADEHLLLAANTGTGDAAVLRTQDRDGNPGLFTMLPTGNQPNAIAVKAFKQK; encoded by the coding sequence ATGAAATGCGGTCCCATCCTCCTCGCGGCCACAGTTGTCCTTACCGGTTGCAAGCACCGCAGCTTTCCTGACGTTCCTTCCGGCTATCGCGAGTTCGCCTATGTCTCCAACGGAGCCAGCAATACCGTCAGCGTGCTCGATCTTGTGTATCTTCGGCAGGATCGAATTCTTCGGGTGGGTCACCAGCCAACCGGCATTTCGGTCAACCCGCAAACCAACGAGGTCTACATCGTCAACACGGGCGATGGCACGGTCTCCGTCCTCAATGCTGAGAAGAACGAAATCGTCTCCACGATTGGCGTGCATTCCAAGCCTTTCTCTATTGCCGTGGATACCAATGGCCGCTTCGGCTATGTTGCCAACTCGGGAGCGAATAACGTCAGCGTCATCGACCTGGCCAAACGTCGCGAGATCGCCGTCGTCGGCACAGGGGAACAACCTGGCCTGGCTCGCGTTGCGCCTGATATGCGTACCCTCGCCGTCACGAACCGCAGTAGCGGAAGTGTTTCCCTTTACGATCTCGATCCAAAGTCCGCAGAAGCGGCGCGTCCCGACCACAAGGATGAGGAGCCGATCAAAGCCCCGCATCTCCGCGCCAGCTTCAACGGCTGCCCCGGCGTGACCGATGCCGTGATTCTGCCTGACTCCTCCAAGCTCTTTGCCGCCTGCTCTGGAGGCCATCAGGTTCTGTCCATCGGTCTGGCTTCGGCCCCGGGCTCGTGGGCTGCGAAGCAGGATGCAGGTACGCTCACTGATCGGCTCCTTGCGCGGCTGGATGTAGGCAAAACGCCTATCAACATCGCTCTTAAACCCGATGGCGGCGAAATTTTCGTCTCTAACTTCGACTCCGACTCCATTACGGAGATCTCTACGACTACGAACGAAGTCGGTGGAACTTACATGATCGGTCCCAAGCCGGTCTTTGGAGTCGTGAGCGCGGACAACACCACACTGTGGGTCTCCAACTTCGGCGCGGATTCAGTCAGTCTTTACTCCATCGACGATGGAAAGCGCACCGGCAGCGTCCATACCGGTCCAGCTCCGGACGCCCTCGCCTTCTCTGCCGACGAACATCTTCTTCTGGCGGCCAATACAGGTACGGGAGACGCAGCAGTCCTTCGCACGCAGGATCGTGACGGCAACCCGGGCCTCTTCACGATGCTTCCTACTGGAAATCAGCCGAACGCGATTGCCGTGAAGGCGTTCAAACAGAAATAG
- the ccsA gene encoding cytochrome c biogenesis protein CcsA, with protein MKRFFWIWSAVAVALLAYGFWQGMYVAPTEATMGPIQRIFYWHVPINIFAEISPYVNMFASIAYLLYRGKDMHKAMIADALALASAEVTVLFVSLGLMSGILWGRPAWGIWWAWDARTTTYLLLWLLYVSYLLVRRYTSGVQAYTLAAVLSVFAGIDVPIVYKSISWWRTQHPAPVLTGDGYLDPDMKRAFAWNALAWIMWGTSLVWARYAIIRREQKIRESAALEAMEA; from the coding sequence ATGAAAAGGTTTTTCTGGATATGGTCCGCAGTCGCCGTCGCGCTCCTGGCTTACGGCTTCTGGCAAGGGATGTATGTCGCTCCCACCGAGGCCACAATGGGCCCCATCCAACGCATCTTCTACTGGCACGTTCCCATCAATATCTTTGCCGAGATCAGCCCGTATGTGAACATGTTCGCCTCGATTGCTTACCTGCTCTATCGCGGCAAGGACATGCACAAGGCGATGATCGCGGATGCGCTTGCACTTGCATCCGCGGAAGTCACAGTCCTCTTCGTAAGTCTCGGCCTCATGAGCGGCATCCTCTGGGGCCGTCCGGCATGGGGGATCTGGTGGGCGTGGGATGCAAGAACCACGACGTATCTCCTTCTTTGGCTGCTTTATGTGAGCTATCTCCTCGTTCGCCGGTATACCAGCGGAGTACAGGCGTACACGCTTGCCGCAGTCCTCAGCGTCTTTGCTGGCATTGACGTTCCGATTGTCTACAAATCGATTAGCTGGTGGCGCACACAGCACCCTGCTCCTGTACTCACCGGGGATGGCTATCTCGACCCGGATATGAAGCGCGCTTTTGCATGGAACGCGCTCGCCTGGATTATGTGGGGCACCTCTCTTGTTTGGGCCCGGTACGCCATCATTCGACGGGAACAGAAGATCCGCGAGAGCGCGGCTCTGGAAGCGATGGAGGCCTAG
- a CDS encoding heme exporter protein CcmB: MRYLRTMLHHLLKDLRLEWRSRDAVVGILFFTLLVAVVFSMAFDPTGNPTLAREIAGGLLWVGLLFASITALNGSWDRERRNHVLDAHRMAPAPPSALFLGKALANFVFVTLVELILAPVFVLFFNLHVLGQVWWLAAILPLGTWALVVNGTFFAALSLRTRNRQMLLPLVLFPITIPALLAMVQATTGVVTGEFEPDLWLKLLAGFDVSFTTACLLLFGAVLDAE; encoded by the coding sequence ATGAGATATCTCCGCACCATGCTGCATCATCTTTTAAAAGATCTTCGCCTGGAGTGGCGCAGCCGCGACGCTGTCGTTGGTATCCTCTTTTTTACCTTGCTTGTTGCTGTGGTCTTCTCCATGGCCTTCGACCCCACCGGCAACCCCACGCTCGCGCGCGAGATTGCGGGCGGCCTTCTCTGGGTCGGGCTGCTTTTTGCGTCGATTACCGCGCTCAATGGAAGCTGGGACCGCGAGCGACGCAATCACGTCCTCGATGCTCACCGGATGGCGCCAGCCCCACCCAGCGCTCTCTTTCTCGGCAAGGCCCTCGCTAACTTCGTCTTCGTCACGCTGGTGGAACTCATCCTCGCGCCCGTCTTCGTCCTCTTCTTCAACCTTCATGTCTTGGGGCAGGTCTGGTGGCTCGCTGCGATTCTGCCGCTCGGGACGTGGGCGCTCGTGGTGAATGGGACTTTCTTTGCTGCACTAAGCCTTCGCACACGTAATCGACAGATGCTGCTTCCCCTTGTTCTCTTTCCAATCACCATCCCCGCCCTGCTGGCGATGGTGCAGGCCACCACCGGCGTTGTCACAGGTGAGTTCGAACCCGATCTTTGGCTGAAGCTCCTTGCCGGCTTCGACGTCTCTTTTACGACCGCATGCCTCCTGCTCTTCGGCGCGGTTCTGGATGCAGAGTAG